DNA sequence from the Coffea eugenioides isolate CCC68of chromosome 9, Ceug_1.0, whole genome shotgun sequence genome:
AGAAGAGGAAAGCAGCAAGAaagcacccaaaaaaaaaacagctagGAAATATAGAGAACTTTCATTTACAAAACTGAAATAAGATTCCCCTGGATGGTGTCTATGCATACTAGGTACTGCAGAAGTGAAGCAAATTCAAAGTTTCACTCCACGCTATCACTTAAGTTTTCATGTGTATCAATCATGTCTGCATATCTTCAAGTATATGTGCACAAGAACAAGTTGAATATCTGCAGCGTACTAAATCATGCCCTCAAATACAGAGATGTATGGATGCCCACAAATAAGAACATGTCCACTCAATTGAAACAGATTCAAGCATGTCATGATGCCAGTCGAATTACGGATAACTTCAAAAGGGGAAGGTTTTAGCACGGTCAAGCACTAAATAGTGTAGCGGTATTAATCGTAGTCCAAATTGAACAGAGCGTCCCCTGCAGGCATCCAATTATGCACTCCATTACTTGCTCCTAACTTGCTTTTGACCACCATGAACATGTAAATGCATGCATACTCACCAACAtatacagagagagagagagagagagagagagagagagagagagagagagagagagagcaaggaCACACAACAATTGGCAAAGACAAGCATAATCGAAGAACTCGCAGACAGCANNNNNNNNNNNNNNNNNNNNNNNNNNNNNNNNNNNNNNNNNNNNNNNNNNNNNNNNNNNNNNNNNNNNNNNNNNNNNNNNNNNNNNNNNNNNNNNNNNNNNNNNNNNNNNNNNNNNNNNNNNNNNNNNNNNNNNNNNNNNNNNNNNNNNNNNNNNNNNNNNNNNNNNNNNNNNNNNNNNNNNNNNNNNNNNNNNNNNNNNNNNNNNNNNNNNNNNNNNNNNNNNNNNNNNNNNNNNNNNNNNNNNNNNNNNNNNNNNNNNNNNNNNNNNNNNNNNNNNNNNNNNNNNNNNNNNNNNNNNNNNNNNNNNNNNNNNNNNNNNNNNNNNNNNNNNNNNNNNNNNNNNNNNNNNNNNNNNNNNNNNNNNNNNNNNNNNNNNNNNNNNNNNNNNNNNNNNNNNNNNNNNNNNNNNNNNNNNNNNNNNNNNNNNNNNNNNNNNNNNNNNNNNNNNNNNNNNNNNNNNNNNNNNNNNNNNNNNNNNNNNNNNNNNNNNNNNNNNNNNNNNNNNNNNNNNNNNNNNNNNNNNNNNNNNNNNNNNNNNNNNNNNNNNNNNNNNNNNNNNNNNNNNNNNNNNNNNNNNNNNNNNNNNNNNNNNNNNNNNNNNNNNNNNNNNNNNNNNNNNNNNNNNNNNNNNNNNNNNNNNNNNNNNNNNNNNNNNNNNNNNNNNNNNNNNNNNNNNNNNNNNNNNNNNNNNNNNNNNNNNNNNNNNNNNNNNNNNNNNNNNNNNNNNNNNNNNNNNNNNNNNNNNNNNNNNNNNNNNNNNNNNNNNNNNNNNNNNNNNNNNNNNNNNNNNNNNNNNNNNNNNNNNNNNNNNNNNNNNNNNNNNNNNNNNNNNNNNNNNNNNNNNNNNNNNNNNNNNNNNNNNNNNNNNNNNNNNNNNNNNNNNNNNNNNNNNNNNNNNNNNNNNNNNNNNNNNNNNNNNNNNNNNNNNNNNNNNNNNNNNNNNNNNNNNNNNNNNNNNNNNNNNNNNNNNNNNNNNNNNNNNNNNNNNNNNNNNNNNNNNNNNNNNNNNNNNNNNNNNNNNNNNNNNNNNNNNNNNNNNNNNNNNNNNNNNNNNNNNNNNNNNNNNNNNNNNNNNNNNNNNNNNNNNNNNNNNNNNNNNNNNNNNNNNNNNNNNNNNNNNNNNNNNNNNNNNNNNNNNNNNNNNNNNNNNNNNNNNNNNNNNNNNNNNNNNNNNNNNNNNNNNNNNNNNNNNNNNNNNNNNNNNNNNNNNNNNNNNNNNNNNNNNNNNNNNNNNNNNNNNNNNNNNNNNNNNNNNNNNNNNNNNNNNNNNNNNNNNNNNNNNNNNNNNNNNNNNNNNNNNNNNNNNNNNNNNNNNNNNNNNNNNNNNNNNNNNNNNNNNNNNNNNNNNNNNNNNNNNNNNNNNNNNNNNNNNNNNNNNNNNNNNNNNNNNNNNNNNNNNNNNNNNNNNNNNNNNNNNNNNNNNNNNNNNNNNNNNNNNNNNNNNNNNNNNNNNNNNNNNNNNNNNNNNNNNNNNNNNNNNNNNNNNNNNNNNNNNNNNNNNNNNNNNNNNNNNNNNNNNNNNNNNNNNNNNNNNNNNNNNNNNNNNNNNNNNNNNNNNNNNNNNNNNNNNNNNNNNNNNNNNNNNNNNNNNNNNNNNNNNNNNNNNNNNNNNNNNNNNNNNNNNNNNNNNNNNNNNNNNNNNNNNNNNNNNNNNNNNNNNNNNNNNNNNNNNNNNNNNNNNNNNNNNNNNNNNNNNNNNNNNNNNNNNNNNNNNNNNNNNNNNNNNNNNNNNNNNNNNNNNNNNNNNNNNNNNNNNNNNNNNNNNNNNNNNNNNNNNNNNNNNNNNNNNNNNNNNNNNNNNNNNNNNNNNNNNNNNNNNNNNNNNNNNNNNNNNNNNNNNNNNNNNNNNNNNNNNNNNNNNNNNNNNNNNNNNNNNNNNNNNNNNNNNNNNNNNNNNNNNNNNNNNNNNNNNNNNNNNNNNNNNNNNNNNNNNNNNNNNNNNNNNNNNNNNNNNNNNNNNNNNNNNNNNNNNNNNNNNNNNNNNNNNNNNNNNNNNNNNNNNNNNNNNNNNNNNNNNNNNNNNNNNNNNNNNNNNNNNNNNNNNNNNNNNNNNNNNNNNNNNNNNNNNNNNNNNNNNNNNNNNNNNNNNNNNNNNNNNNNNNNNNNNNNNNNNNNNNNNNNNNNNNNNNNNNNNNNNNNNNNNNNNNNNNNNNNNNNNNNNNNNNNNNNNNNNNNNNNNNNNNNNNNNNNNNNNNNNNNNNNNNNNNNNNNNNNNNNNNNNNNNNNNNNNNNNNNNNNNNNNNNNNNNNNNNNNNNNNNNNNNNNNNNNNNNNNNNNNNNNNNNNNNNNNNNNNNNNNNNNNNNNNNNNNNNNNNNNNNNNNNNNNNNNNNNNNNNNNNNNNNNNNNNNNNNNNNNNNNNNNNNNNNNNNNNNNNNNNNNNNNNNNNNNNNNNNNNNNNNNNNNNNNNNNNNNNNNNNNNNNNNNNNNNNNNNNNNNNNNNNNNNNNNNNNNNNNNNNNNNNNNNNNNNNNNNNNNNNNNNNNNNNNNNNNNNNNNNNNNNNNNNNNNNNNNNNNNNNNNNNNNNNNNNNNNNNNNNNNNNNNNNNNNNNNNNNNNNNNNNNNNNNNNNNNNNNNNNNNNNNNNNNNNNNNNNNNNNNNNNNNNNNNNNNNNNNNNNNNNNNNNNNNNNNNNNNNNNNNNNNNNNNNNNNNNNNNNNNNNNNNNNNNNNNNNNNNNNNNNNNNNNNNNNNNNNNNNNNNNNNNNNNNNNNNNNNNNNNNNNNNNNNNNNNNNNNNNNNNNNNNNNNNNNNNNNNNNNNNNNNNNNNNNNNNNNNNNNNNNNNNNNNNNNNNNNNNNNNNNNNNNNNNNNNNNNNNNNNNNNNNNNNNNNNNNNNNNNNNNNNNNNNNNNNNNNNNNNNNNNNNNNNNNNNNNNNNNNNNNNNNNNNNNNNNNNNNNNNNNNNNNNNNNNNNNNNNNNNNNNNNNNNNNNNNNNNNNNNNNNNNNNNNNNNNNNNNNNNNNNNNNNNNNNNNNNNNNNNNNNNNNNNNNNNNNNNNNNNNNNNNNNNNNNNNNNNNNNNNNNNNNNNNNNNNNNNNNNNNNNNNNNNNNNNNNNNNNNNNNNNNNNNNNNNNNNNNNNNNNNNNNNNNNNNNNNNNNNNNNNNNNNNNNNNNNNNNNNNNNNNNNNNNNNNNNNNNNNNNNNNNNNNNNNNNNNNNNNNNNNNNNNNNNNNNNNNNNNNNNNNNNNNNNNNNNNNNNNNNNNNNNNNNNNNNNNNNNNNNNNNNNNNNNNNNNNNNNNNNNNNNNNNNNNNNNNNNNNNNNNNNNNNNNNNNNNNNNNNNNNNNNNNNNNNNNNNNNNNNNNNNNNNNNNNNNNNNNNNNNNNNNNNNNNNNNNNNNNNNNNNNNNNNNNNNNNNNNNNNNNNNNNNNNNNNNNNNNNNNNNNNNNNNNNNNNNNNNNNNNNNNNNNNNNNNNNNNNNNNNNNNNNNNNNNNNNNNNNNNNNNNNNNNNNNNNNNNNNNNNNNNNNNNNNNNNNNNNNNNNNNNNNNNNNNNNNNNNNNNNNNNNNNNNNNNNNNNNNNNNNNNNNNNNNNNNNNNNNNNNNNNNNNNNNNNNNNNNNNNNNNNNNNNNNNNNNNNNNNNNNNNNNNNNNNNNNNNNNNNNNNNNNNNNNNNNNNNNNNNNNNNNNNNNNNNNNNNNNNNNNNNNNNNNNNNNNNNNNNNNNNNNNNNNNNNNNNNNNNNNNNNNNNNNNNNNNNNNNNNNNNNNNNNNNNNNNNNNNNNNNNNNNNNNNNNNNNNNNNNNNNNNNNNNNNNNNNNNNNNNNNNNNNNNNNNNNNNNNNNNNNNNNNNNNNNNNNNNNNNNNNNNNNNNNNNNNNNNNNNNNNNNNNNNNNNNNNNNNNNNNNNNNNNNNNNNNNNNNNNNNNNNNNNNNNNNNNNNNNNNNNNNNNNNNNNNNNNNNNNNNNNNNNNNNNNNNNNNNNNNNNNNNNNNNNNNNNNNNNNNNNNNNNNNNNNNNNNNNNNNNNNNNNNNNNNNNNNNNNNNNNNNNNNNNNNNNNNNNNNNNNNNNNNNNNNNNNNNNNNNNNNNNNNNNNNNNNNNNNNNNNNNNNNNNNNNNNNNNNNNNNNNNNNNNNNNNNNNNNNNNNNNNNNNNNNNNNNNNNNNNNNNNNNNNNNNNNNNNNNNNNNNNNNNNNNNNNNNNNNNNNNNNNNNNNNNNNNNNNNNNNNNNNNNNNNNNNNNNNNNNNNNNNNNNNNNNNNNNNNNNNNNNNNNNNNNNNNNNNNNNNNNNNNNNNNNNNNNNNNNNNNNNNNNNNNNNNNNNNNNNNNNNNNNNNNNNNNNNNNNNNNNNNNNNNNNNNNNNNNNNNNNNNNNNNNNNNNNNNNNNNNNNNNNNNNNNNNNNNNNNNNNNNNNNNNNNNNNNNNNNNNNNNNNNNNNNNNNNNNNNNNNNNNNNNNNNNNNNNNNNNNNNNNNNNNNNNNNNNNNNNNNNNNNNNNNNNNNNNNNNNNNNNNNNNNNNNNNNNNNNNNNNNNNNNNNNNNNNNNNNNNNNNNNNNNNNNNNNNNNNNNNNNNNNNNNNNNNNNNNNNNNNNNNNNNNNNNNNNNNNNNNNNNNNNNNNNNNNNNNNNNNNNNNNNNNNNNNNNNNNNNNNNNNNNNNNNNNNNNNNNNNNNNNNNNNNNNNNNNNNNNNNNNNNNNNNNNNNNNNNNNNNNNNNNNNNNNNNNNNNNNNNNNNNNNNNNNNNNNNNNNNNNNNNNNNNNNNNNNNNNNNNNNNNNNNNNNNNNNNNNNNNNNNNNNNNNNNNNNNNNNNNNNNNNNNNNNNNNNNNNNNNNNNNNNNNNNNNNNNNNNNNNNNNNNNNNNNNNNNNNNNNNNNNNNNNNNNNNNNNNNNNNNNNNNNNNNNNNNNNNNNNNNNNNNNNNNNNNNNNNNNNNNNNNNNNNNNNNNNNNNNNNNNNNNNNNNNNNNNNNNNNNNNNNNNNNNNNNNNNNNNNNNNNNNNNNNNNNNNNNNNNNNNNNNNNNNNNNNNNNNNNNNNNNNNNNNNNNNNNNNNNNNNNNNNNNNNNNNNNNNNNNNNNNNNNNNNNNNNNNNNNNNNNNNNNNNNNNNNNNNNNNNNNNNNNNNNNNNNNNNNNNNNNNNNNNNNNNNNNNNNNNNNNNNNNNNNNNNNNNNNNNNNNNNNNNNNNNNNNNNNNNNNNNNNNNNNNNNNNNNNNNNNNNNNNNNNNNNNNNNNNNNNNNNNNNNNNNNNNNNNNNNNNNNNNNNNNNNNNNNNNNNNNNNNNNNNNNNNNNNNNNNNNNNNNNNNNNNNNNNNNNNNNNNNNNNNNNNNNNNNNNNNNNNNNNNNNNNNNNNNNNNNNNNNNNNNNNNNNNNNNNNNNNNNNNNNNNNNNNNNNNNNNNNNNNNNNNNNNNNNNNNNNNNNNNNNNNNNNNNNNNNNNNNNNNNNNNNNNNNNNNNNNNNNNNNNNNNNNNNNNNNNNNNNNNNNNNNNNNNNNNNNNNNNNNNNNNNNNNNNNNNNNNNNNNNNNNNNNNNNNNNNNNNNNNNNNNNNNNNNNNNNNNNNNNNNNNNNNNNNNNNNNNNNNNNNNNNNNNNNNNNNNNNNNNNNNNNNNNNNNNNNNNNNNNNNNNNNNNNNNNNNNNNNNNNNNNNNNNNNNNNNNNNNNNNNNNNNNNNNNNNNNNNNNNNNNNNNNNNNNNNNNNNNNNNNNNNNNNNNNNNNNNNNNNNNNNNNNNNNNNNNNNNNNNNNNNNNNNNNNNNNNNNNNNNNNNNNNNNNNNNNNNNNNNNNNNNNNNNNNNNNNNNNNNNNNNNNNNNNNNNNNNNNNNNNNNNNNNNNNNNNNNNNNNNNNNNNNNNNNNNNNNNNNNNNNNNNNNNNNNNNNNNNNNNNNNNNNNNNNNNNNNNNNNNNNNNNNNNNNNNNNNNNNNNNNNNNNNNNNNNNNNNNNNNNNNNNNNNNNNNNNNNNNNNNNNNNNNNNNNNNNNNNNNNNNNNNNNNNNNNNNNNNNNNNNNNNNNNNNNNNNNNNNNNNNNNNNNNNNNNNNNNNNNNNNNNNNNNNNNNNNNNNNNNNNNNNNNNNNNNNNNNNNNNNNNNNNNNNNNNNNNNNNNNNNNNNNNNNNNNNNNNNNNNNNNNNNNNNNNNNNNNNNNNNNNNNNNNNNNNNNNNNNNNNNNNNNNNNNNNNNNNNNNNNNNNNNNNNNNNNNNNNNNNNNNNNNNNNNNNNNNNNNNNNNNNNNNNNNNNNNNNNNNNNNNNNNNNNNNNNNNNNNNNNNNNNNNNNNNNNNNNNNNNNNNNNNNNNNNNNNNNNNNNNNNNNNNNNNNNNNNNNNNNNNNNNNNNNNNNNNNNNNNNNNNNNNNNNNNNNNNNNNNNNNNNNNNNNNNNNNNNNNNNNNNNNNNNNNNNNNNNNNNNNNNNNNNNNNNNNNNNNNNNNNNNNNNNNNNNNNNNNNNNNNNNNNNNNNNNNNNNNNNNNNNNNNNNNNNNNNNNNNNNNNNNNNNNNNNNNNNNNNNNNNNNNNNNNNNNNNNNNNNNNNNNNNNNNNNNNNNNNNNNNNNNNNNNNNNNNNNNNNNNNNNNNNNNNNNNNNNNNNNNNNNNNNNNNNNNNNNNNNNNNNNNNNNNNNNNNNNNNNNNNNNNNNNNNNNNNNNNNNNNNNNNNNNNNNNNNNNNNNNNNNNNNNNNNNNNNNNNNNNNNNNNNNNNNNNNNNNNNNNNNNNNNNNNNNNNNNNNNNNNNNNNNNNNNNNNNNNNNNNNNNNNNNNNNNNNNNNNNNNNNNNNNNNNNNNNNNNNNNNNNNNNNNNNNNNNNNNNNNNNNNNNNNNNNNNNNNNNNNNNNNNNNNNNNNNNNNNNNNNNNNNNNNNNNNNNNNNNNNNNNNNNNNNNNNNNNNNNNNNNNNNNNNNNNNNNNNNNNNNNNNNNNNNNNNNNNNNNNNNNNNNNNNNNNNNNNNNNNNNNNNNNNNNNNNNNNNNNNNNNNNNNNNNNNNNNNNNNNNNNNNNNNNNNNNNNNNNNNNNNNNNNNNNNNNNNNNNNNNNNNNNNNNNNNNNNNNNNNNNNNNNNNNNNNNNNNNNNNNNNNNNNNNNNNNNNNNNNNNNNNNNNNNNNNNNNNNNNNNNNNNNNNNNNNNNNNNNNNNNNNNNNNNNNNNNNNNNNNNNNNNNNNNNNNNNNNNNNNNNNNNNNNNNNNNNNNNNNNNNNNNNNNNNNNNNNNNNNNNNNNNNNNNNNNNNNNNNNNNNNNNNNNNNNNNNNNNNNNNNNNNNNNNNNNNNNNNNNNNNNNNNNNNNNNNNNNNNNNNNNNNNNNNNNNNNNNNNNNNNNNNNNNNNNNNNNNNNNNNNNNNNNNNNNNNNNNNNNNNNNNNNNNNNNNNNNNNNNNNNNNNNNNNNNNNNNNNNNNNNNNNNNNNNNNNNNNNNNNNNNNNNNNNNNNNNNNNNNNNNNNNNNNNNNNNNNNNNNNNNNNNNNNNNNNNNNNNNNNNNNNNNNNNNNNNNNNNNNNNNNNNNNNNNNNNNNNNNNNNNNNNNNNNNNNNNNNNNNNNNNNNNNNNNNNNNNNNNNNNNNNNNNNNNNNNNNNNNNNNNNNNNNNNNNNNNNNNNNNNNNNNNNNNNNNNNNNNNNNNNNNNNNNNNNNNNNNNNNNNNNNNNNNNNNNNNNNNNNNNNNNNNNNNNNNNNNNNNNNNNNNNNNNNNNNNNNNNNNNNNNNNNNNNNNNNNNNNNNNNNNNNNNNNNNNNNNNNNNNNNNNNNNNNNNNNNNNNNNNNNNNNNNNNNNNNNNNNNNNNNNNNNNNNNNNNNNNNNNNNNNNNNNNNNNNNNNNNNNNNNNNNNNNNNNNNNNNNNNNNNNNNNNNNNNNNNNNNNNNNNNNNNNNNNNNNNNNNNNNNNNNNNNNNNNNNNNNNNNNNNNNNNNNNNNNNNNNNNNNNNNNNNNNNNNNNNNNNNNNNNNNNNNNNNNNNNNNNNNNNNNNNNNNNNNNNNNNNNNNNNNNNNNNNNNNNNNNNNNNNNNNNNNNNNNNNNNNNNNNNNNNNNNNNNNNCCCCAATGCACGACATCCATCTTATCTTGTTTGGCCATGCTGAGATGCATATAGAACAGTAGAATTTTAAAAACTTCCACCCCCGTGCATGCTAATCAAAGGCCCCTCTAATACCATCCAGGCTCTCTCCTAAAGATACTCTGCCAAAAAAGAAACAAACGTCTGATAAGCAGCAGCAAcattgaaaagaaacaaaagataaaacagGAAGGATGAAAGAGTGACAGATGATTAGGGATCAAGTGATTATCATAGTTAATTATAGACAAGTAAACAATGTAGAGATGTGTAActtgaaataaaaaagaaatcatTACAGCTGTTGCAGAACACAGAGACATGCAGCTTATATTCTAATTACTGATGATTGTAAAGCCATCTTGATTGAGGGTGCAaactggtttagtatttggggATATCTTCCTAGTGAATGGGCACAGCTTACTTTAGATTAATATTGGTCCCTCCACCATTATCACTGTCCCAAAAAATGATCGTCTAATCTAAGCCCCTGAATCCCACCCCCTTCAGGCTTCCTGGGCCTTGCCAAATGCCTCCTGAAGTTGCGGTATAGAATTCTCCTGGTATAACCCGGCTAGTCACTGAACTCATTTTGTTACTAAATGAGAATTGTGCCTTTTGACAATGTCCCTAAAGGGTAATGCAATGGAGGACATGGACTTGAGCTGGCCAACACAGTTTTCTTCTGAACTACTCCTCACTGGACCTCACTGATTCACAACAGGCAGCTGGTTTACGGAACCCACCCAGTATTAAGATAAAAATTCTCCAAAATACAAACATCAATTGCCACAGATTTCATCCACCGCCTTCCTCTCGTAATCCAAAACACTGTCAAGATCGTTTTGCTTCTCGAGCAGTAAAGCACTTTCATTTATGTTATCAATAAGCCTGTTGGTTATGTTATCATAACCATTCGACTTTCTGATGAATAAATCGTTTCAGCATGACACCGAGTCTCTTCAAATTTGAGGTTGAGTAACAGTTGAATTCCAATATTTCATGACATGCGGATTTTACTGGAATCAATCTCTACAAACTACtcaattttcaattaatttcTCCCCGCCTATTATGCATTTCATTCTACCAAGACTTCGGAAGAAGAGGCCCTGACACTAGTTACTGTAGCTGCCAGAATTTTCTCATACTATTATTGCTTCTCTTACCTTACTCTTCCACCCTTGAGTCAACAGGCAATTATTTGGCTTCTCTCACCAAACAGTAAGCTTGTGGAGCTGTAGTGATGCAATTATTTATGTTTCACATCTTTTCCACAAATAGAAAAGGCAACGATTGATTCAATCTGAGTTTTGAAAGTGAAATAAGCATCATAAAATGTCGTAATGGATGCAAAACACATTCAAAGAACCCACAGGCAACATATTCTATCAATCATTCTGGATTAATTATCATCGTAGATGCTAATGCAGTTAAGCAAGGCACATATGGCAAAAGAAACATTAAAACATGATATTCCATATAATTCTCCAGATATACAAGGCATCTGTCTTACTTGTGCATGCAGTACTTGTACTCTTGACTCCTGATGTaatctttttctccttcttccaactaattcaagaaaaccaaaaaaaaaaagagaagaaaattcaGATTAATCATCAGCCACCACAAAAATTGCACAAGCAGACCACAAGTACCATTATTAACattcattttccttttccttttccaaaaaGCAAAATCAACTAGATGCTACTATCAAAGTTCATACCAGTCCATTTAATCCTGAATCATCTCAAACAATGTAGTATCAAAACAAACTCTTTTTGCaataaaatcagtcaaatcATAATTTTTTACATAAAAATCCATACAAAAATTTTCCAGACCGACTTTGATCCTTACCGGATCACTCTCATAGACGAGCTGATAACAGGTTGGTGAGAGGCAATTCAAGGCACAATTCTCCTTTGCTATCTTGGAAGATTTACATTGCTGACCCCATAATCCACTATTCACCAAAAATTGCACCATTCAACAAAAAATTAGACATACCAAAACACCACAAGACTAAGTAAAACACAATGAATTAAAGATAAAACAGAATGATTCCTTTCTTCTTGACTATCACCCCCTTTTAAGCCAAATAATGATAATTATACACAAAACCCgtcaaaaaccctaactttccatcTTAAACGCGTATCTAATTGAGTTAGTCTTGAGAAATAGATAcaatttgaaaaaagaaaaaaaaaactttctttAAACTGAAAGTACCTTTCAATGTCTGCATAGCACTGGTTTCTTCTCTCTCGAATCTCGGATTCCTctcaaaaataaatgaataagaGGAAAAAGATCATAAAACCTTAAAAATTATGTAAAGATCACACCTGacagcaaaaaataaaataaaaggataaaCTTACAGAGATTGGCTGACGAGATTTAGCTGCTACATCAATGGAGGAAAGCAGAAAAACAAGAGCCCATATGGTTAAAACTATGTAACTTTTGTGTTGTTTAAGGAAACTCATGTTCTAGCTcttgttttagttgtttatgaGGTTGGTTTTTTCACTCTGATTCGAAGGACTGGCTGGGGAAAACTGTGTAGTCTTATGGAAAGTGGAGGTGTTGGAAACTTGAATGCTGAATATTTGCAGTTTTGTGCCCCCAGGATTAgtttaatttcttattttcCCCTTTCGTTTAGAAATTGGTGTTTTTGCTGACCCAAAGAAGAAAATATTAGTTTTATGTCCTTTTCAAATATGGAAAGGGGAAGAATTCGTTTTGATGTTTTCAAAGTAGAGTATGCAGTATGCCTTGTAGATTTATACTTTTTTAACTAAGGAGCAAGGAACATTTTTAATATTTATCAATTAGAAGTAGTGTTTCTTCTGTTCACATCTATTTCTTACTTACACTAGCataaaattttgatttgttACACACTTATTTCAATGTAGCTTAatttgatttcttgctcaaaatTATACATTCTTTTGATCTGTATTGAAGTTTctccaaaaaatttatttatctaCCACTAAAAAGTTTTGCTAATTTCTGTAATTTTGAATCCCTAATTAGATTTGCTAATTGCTGTAATTGAGAATGGCATTGAGTTTAAAAGGTATATTATTTTAAGTCATGATTAAAATGAGTCTTTAACTAGAACTTTAAAAATTTATACATCATTGATGAAGTCGGGGCAAAACTCATAAGTAATCTTCGAggtaattttctttttgtagGAAGATTGATTGGAAATTGAAGTTTTATCTGTGGAACAATATCTTGAACCATGGTGGTGATGGCTTTACGTTTTCTCTCCAAGGTTTTGATATCTACACAATTAATTCCAGAACAAAACTGCTATCAAGTCAAGTCGAGTTCGAATAGAACTCGAGTAGTAGTGCACTACTCAACCTCTACTCAAGTAAAAATGCTTGAGTTTGaggttgaatttgagctagtcgAATTCTTCAAAGTAAAGTTCGAGTTCATTTTATCTTACTCAAGTTCAAGTTCGAATTCAACCAAATTGAGTTTAATTAAGTTCAATCAAGTTTAATCTAgtttaattaagttttcaagttcgatttttttattaaatttcataatttttatatataaatacacTACTTCATAAAGTTCGATGAGTACTcgagttttgatttttttctacTGGAATTCGAATCGATTACCTTATCCTGTAACTCGAACTTGACTTAAACTTGGTCAATGCTGAGTTCGTGTCCAACC
Encoded proteins:
- the LOC113783624 gene encoding uncharacterized protein LOC113783624 isoform X2, which gives rise to MSFLKQHKSYIVLTIWALVFLLSSIDVAAKSRQPISIRERRNQCYADIESGLWGQQCKSSKIAKENCALNCLSPTCYQLVYESDPLEEGEKDYIRSQEYKYCMHKVSLGESLDGIRGAFD
- the LOC113783624 gene encoding uncharacterized protein LOC113783624 isoform X1, coding for MSFLKQHKSYIVLTIWALVFLLSSIDVAAKSRQPISESEIRERRNQCYADIESGLWGQQCKSSKIAKENCALNCLSPTCYQLVYESDPLEEGEKDYIRSQEYKYCMHKVSLGESLDGIRGAFD